One genomic segment of Arcobacter porcinus includes these proteins:
- the cmoB gene encoding tRNA 5-methoxyuridine(34)/uridine 5-oxyacetic acid(34) synthase CmoB, producing the protein MDIEELKKKKDDCRTWKNVEPWFKQLQETIKIEKKDLDIDYGDWFSIGSKKDLNDEEYETILKTAKALIPWRKGPFKIFDLEIDSEWQSNLKYNLLRPHFNLKDKVVADIGCNNGYYMFRMLEDKPKRLVGFDPSPLTLHQFEFINHFVKSDIVYEMLGVEHLEAYNHKFDLIFMLGVLYHRADPVGTLKSLNRGLNSKGEIIIDTFMIDGDDEICLTPNQRYSKIPNIYFIPTISALKNWLIRAGFENIEVLETVITTKDEQRATIWSFDESLEDFLDPNDISKTVEGYPAPKRVYIKARKVL; encoded by the coding sequence GTGGATATTGAAGAGTTAAAAAAGAAAAAAGATGATTGCAGAACTTGGAAAAATGTTGAACCTTGGTTTAAACAGCTTCAAGAAACTATTAAAATAGAGAAAAAAGATTTAGATATAGATTATGGTGATTGGTTTAGTATAGGTTCTAAAAAAGATTTAAATGATGAAGAGTATGAAACTATATTAAAAACAGCGAAGGCTCTTATTCCTTGGAGAAAAGGACCTTTTAAGATATTTGATTTGGAAATTGATAGCGAATGGCAAAGTAATTTAAAATATAATCTTTTAAGACCACATTTTAATTTAAAAGATAAAGTTGTTGCAGATATTGGATGTAACAATGGTTATTATATGTTTAGAATGCTTGAAGATAAACCAAAAAGATTAGTTGGTTTTGATCCATCACCTTTGACATTACATCAATTTGAGTTTATAAATCATTTTGTTAAATCAGATATTGTTTATGAGATGCTAGGAGTTGAACATTTAGAAGCTTATAATCATAAATTTGATCTTATATTTATGTTGGGTGTTTTATATCATAGAGCAGATCCTGTTGGAACTTTGAAATCATTAAATAGAGGATTAAATAGTAAAGGTGAGATTATAATTGATACATTTATGATAGATGGAGATGATGAAATTTGTTTAACTCCAAATCAAAGATATTCAAAAATACCAAATATATATTTTATTCCTACAATTTCTGCATTGAAAAATTGGCTTATAAGAGCAGGATTTGAGAATATTGAAGTTTTAGAAACTGTTATTACAACAAAAGATGAACAAAGAGCTACAATCTGGAGTTTTGATGAGAGTTTAGAAGACTTTTTAGATCCAAATGATATTAGTAAAACAGTGGAAGGTTATCCAGCTCCAAAAAGAGTTTATATAAAGGCTAGAAAAGTTTTATAA
- a CDS encoding M20/M25/M40 family metallo-hydrolase → MSKVLDIFRELVDIPRCSNRHEDFITYMQNLSKQLNYNCFVDEAKNILCKKDNSNSKIAFQSHYDIVCLSENKKIELIEDEDTISAKDSTLGADNGIGCSYMIALMYENYDGEFLFTSDEEIGLIGANNLNLPINSKYMLNLDSEEEGEICIGCAGGVDIKAIFENKKIVQNIDNLDLYEIRLNSLKGGHSGVDIDKNIPNAIKLLIQSIKECDGKILDISGGERINSIPANAKAIIASKKVPNKTHENMIMEKIDTKSEHLAIYDDKLLNFLYSFENGVRSYNSELGVVQTSINLALIDTKIDNIVVEFSARAMSKEDLKEIKNKTCDELSKNGFEFTSYGKYYPWKPDVNEFTNIVLEAYKKHNKDASLRAIHAGLECAVFKEKFPNLKIASIGPTIKFPHSKNEIVYKKSVDNLYKIVKDIIKSI, encoded by the coding sequence ATGTCAAAAGTTTTAGATATTTTTAGAGAATTAGTTGATATTCCAAGATGTTCAAATAGACATGAAGATTTTATAACTTATATGCAAAATCTTTCAAAACAGTTGAATTACAACTGTTTTGTAGATGAAGCAAAAAATATACTATGTAAAAAAGACAATAGTAATTCTAAAATTGCTTTTCAATCACACTATGATATTGTTTGTTTAAGTGAAAATAAAAAAATAGAACTTATTGAAGATGAAGATACTATAAGTGCAAAAGATTCAACTTTGGGTGCTGATAACGGAATAGGTTGTTCATATATGATTGCATTAATGTATGAAAATTATGATGGAGAGTTCCTATTTACAAGTGATGAAGAGATAGGTTTAATTGGTGCAAATAATTTAAATCTTCCAATAAACTCAAAATATATGCTAAATCTTGATAGTGAAGAAGAGGGTGAAATTTGTATTGGTTGTGCAGGTGGAGTTGATATTAAAGCTATTTTTGAAAATAAAAAGATAGTTCAAAATATTGATAATCTTGATCTATATGAAATAAGATTGAACTCTTTAAAAGGTGGGCATAGTGGAGTTGATATTGATAAAAACATACCAAATGCTATAAAACTTTTAATACAAAGTATAAAAGAGTGTGATGGAAAAATACTTGATATTAGTGGAGGAGAGAGAATAAACTCTATTCCTGCAAATGCAAAAGCTATAATTGCTTCTAAAAAAGTTCCAAATAAAACTCATGAAAATATGATAATGGAGAAAATTGATACAAAAAGTGAACATTTAGCTATTTATGATGATAAATTATTGAACTTTTTATATAGCTTTGAAAATGGAGTTAGATCTTATAATAGTGAATTAGGTGTTGTACAAACTTCTATAAATCTAGCACTAATTGATACAAAAATAGATAATATAGTAGTTGAATTTAGTGCAAGAGCTATGAGTAAAGAAGATTTAAAAGAAATAAAAAATAAAACTTGTGATGAACTATCAAAAAATGGTTTTGAATTTACAAGTTATGGAAAATATTATCCTTGGAAGCCAGATGTAAATGAGTTTACAAATATTGTTTTAGAAGCTTATAAAAAACATAATAAAGATGCATCATTAAGAGCTATTCATGCTGGACTTGAGTGTGCAGTATTTAAAGAAAAATTTCCAAATCTTAAAATAGCATCTATTGGACCAACTATTAAATTTCCTCACTCAAAAAATGAGATAGTTTATAAAAAATCTGTAGATAATTTATATAAAATAGTAAAAGATATAATAAAGAGTATTTAG
- the ccsA gene encoding cytochrome c biogenesis protein CcsA — MKKILFSLKTTVILLSILAISAGVATFIENDFGTTSALFLVYNSFWYEALLVLTTINLIAVIYKFKMWKNTARFLFHSSFVVILIGAGITRYVGYEGIVQIPEGVTTNEMISLEPYLQVTVEKDNNIIAQEMYQEDFTSLFKSLNSFKHKIKVEDKILEVSYIDFMFAKKEQSSMGLLTVNINFDGKNEETRLAGLRGQLGVPKELMIGDYKVTLIYGSKYVELPFAIRLNEFQLDRYPGSMAPSSYASEVTVIKDDKAYDYRIFMNRTLSEGNFLFFQSSYFPDETGTVLSVNNDPGKWPTYLGYFLLTLGLLLNFFDKKSRFMKLVKYVSSKNIASFALVLTLFNYTNIYANDDIQTELEINKVELAVDYLNKYKDESKQVSEKFGNLVVQGNGGRMQPLSTLNKQIVQKLSGRSNFLGMDANQIVFGMLTRPDVWKDVKILKIQTPKLKKLLNIDESEKYISFSEVFDDKGKYLIVEEAEKALLTKPIERGTYEKDIIKLDEKLNIIYSVFNGSLLNIFPKFYNSEAIDDNYKWYSPLEAIDIFQGQNQVAISTLIRGLLNSVVDYNWEETNKYLDLAKSYQEKAGNEVIPSKTKIDAEILFNKLDLFFNLTLVYLLLGFIMLVISFVLIFNPNFKAEKTTKTLFVILAILFSIQTFAMGFRWYVSGHAPWSDTYESMLYISWSSVFAGVIFFRRSLLALSSAVIMAAIFMFTAHLTEIDPQITNLVPVLKSYWLTIHVSILTASYGFFGLSAILGFLTLIMFIVRKRKPHVDDIIKHISAINEISLIIGLAFITIGNFLGGVWANESWGRYWGWDPKETWSYVSIIVYAIVLHLRFIKQLNNPYTLAAASMLAFSTILMTYLGVNFYLSGMHSYATGDPVPIPMWAYFTTIVAIMTVVLAYRNRDLKESL, encoded by the coding sequence TTGAAAAAAATATTATTCTCTTTGAAAACGACAGTTATACTATTGTCAATTTTAGCAATTTCAGCCGGTGTTGCAACATTTATAGAAAATGATTTTGGTACAACATCTGCACTATTTTTGGTTTATAACAGCTTTTGGTATGAAGCACTTTTAGTTCTTACAACTATTAATTTAATAGCCGTTATATATAAATTTAAAATGTGGAAAAATACAGCGAGGTTTCTTTTTCACTCATCTTTTGTTGTTATATTAATTGGAGCAGGTATTACAAGATATGTTGGATACGAAGGAATAGTTCAAATTCCTGAGGGAGTTACAACAAATGAGATGATATCATTAGAACCATATCTACAAGTAACAGTTGAAAAAGATAATAATATTATTGCTCAAGAGATGTATCAAGAAGATTTTACATCACTTTTCAAATCATTAAATAGTTTTAAACATAAGATAAAAGTAGAAGATAAGATTTTAGAAGTTTCATATATTGATTTTATGTTTGCAAAAAAAGAGCAAAGTAGTATGGGACTTTTAACTGTAAATATAAATTTTGATGGAAAAAATGAAGAGACTAGATTAGCAGGATTAAGAGGACAATTAGGAGTTCCAAAGGAGCTTATGATTGGAGATTATAAAGTTACTTTAATATATGGTTCTAAATATGTAGAGCTACCTTTTGCAATTAGATTAAATGAATTCCAATTAGATAGATATCCAGGAAGTATGGCTCCATCATCATATGCTAGTGAAGTAACTGTTATAAAAGATGACAAAGCTTATGATTATAGAATATTTATGAATAGAACTTTGAGTGAAGGGAATTTTCTATTTTTCCAAAGTTCATATTTCCCTGATGAAACAGGAACTGTACTTTCTGTAAATAATGATCCTGGAAAGTGGCCAACATATTTAGGATATTTTTTACTTACACTTGGTCTTTTATTAAATTTCTTTGATAAAAAATCAAGATTTATGAAACTTGTGAAATATGTTTCTAGTAAAAATATTGCAAGTTTTGCACTAGTTTTAACACTATTTAATTATACAAATATATATGCAAATGATGATATACAAACTGAATTAGAGATAAATAAAGTAGAATTAGCAGTTGATTATTTAAATAAATATAAAGATGAATCAAAACAAGTATCAGAAAAATTTGGAAATTTAGTTGTTCAAGGAAATGGTGGAAGAATGCAACCACTGTCAACTCTAAATAAACAAATTGTTCAAAAGCTAAGTGGAAGAAGCAATTTTTTAGGAATGGATGCAAATCAGATTGTATTTGGAATGCTAACAAGACCTGATGTTTGGAAAGATGTTAAGATTTTAAAAATACAAACTCCAAAACTTAAAAAACTTTTAAATATAGATGAGAGTGAAAAATATATATCATTTTCTGAAGTTTTTGATGATAAAGGAAAATATTTAATAGTTGAAGAAGCAGAAAAAGCACTTCTTACAAAACCTATTGAAAGAGGAACTTATGAAAAAGATATTATTAAATTAGATGAAAAATTAAATATTATTTATAGTGTATTTAATGGTTCTTTACTAAATATTTTTCCAAAGTTTTATAATAGTGAAGCAATTGATGATAACTATAAATGGTACTCTCCACTAGAAGCTATTGATATATTTCAAGGTCAAAATCAAGTTGCAATAAGCACTTTAATAAGAGGACTTTTAAATTCAGTAGTTGATTATAATTGGGAAGAGACAAATAAATATTTAGATTTAGCAAAAAGTTATCAAGAAAAAGCTGGAAATGAAGTAATACCTAGCAAAACAAAAATTGATGCTGAAATATTATTTAACAAATTAGATCTATTTTTTAATTTAACACTTGTTTATTTACTATTAGGTTTTATAATGCTAGTAATTTCATTTGTATTAATATTTAATCCAAATTTTAAAGCAGAAAAAACTACAAAAACACTATTTGTAATTTTAGCAATACTATTTTCTATTCAAACATTTGCAATGGGATTTAGATGGTATGTATCAGGTCATGCACCTTGGAGTGATACTTATGAATCAATGCTATATATATCTTGGTCATCTGTTTTTGCAGGAGTAATTTTCTTTAGAAGATCGCTTTTAGCACTTAGTTCAGCTGTTATTATGGCTGCAATTTTTATGTTTACAGCACATTTAACAGAAATTGATCCACAAATTACAAATTTAGTACCAGTTTTAAAATCTTATTGGCTTACTATTCACGTATCAATTTTAACAGCTTCTTATGGTTTCTTTGGACTTAGTGCAATATTAGGTTTCTTAACATTAATTATGTTTATTGTTAGAAAAAGAAAACCACATGTTGATGATATTATTAAACATATTAGTGCAATAAATGAGATATCTTTAATTATTGGATTAGCATTTATTACAATTGGAAACTTCCTTGGAGGAGTTTGGGCAAATGAATCTTGGGGTAGATATTGGGGATGGGATCCAAAAGAGACTTGGTCTTATGTTTCAATTATAGTTTATGCTATTGTTCTTCACTTAAGATTTATTAAACAATTAAATAATCCATATACTTTAGCAGCTGCTTCAATGCTTGCATTTAGTACAATTTTAATGACATATTTAGGAGTAAACTTCTATTTATCAGGAATGCACTCATATGCAACAGGAGATCCTGTTCCAATTCCTATGTGGGCATATTTTACAACTATTGTTGCAATAATGACTGTTGTTTTAGCATATAGAAATAGAGATTTAAAAGAGAGTTTATAA
- a CDS encoding 3'-5' exonuclease, giving the protein MRSYKRLVPPPNTQSSKITFIDLIRRLKKEPIDYEEFLKLLEKCTDKSFEDSQLEFELLLINGFPLDIIDDFVYLKTNNTKIEEQTFCIVDIETNGGTPKKGHQIIELGAVKYRNGEIIDKFNSLVFAKDIPIFVQEVTNISVDMLKDAPRLDKVLQEFKLFLADDVFVAHDIKFDYNFISDSFEIYNLGKLLNRKICTIDLAKRTIKSEKYGLSTLKELLNIDVNNHHRAYFDALTTSKIFEKSILNIDRNSIKTVEDLISFSKSNNILK; this is encoded by the coding sequence ATGAGATCTTATAAAAGATTAGTTCCACCACCAAATACTCAATCATCTAAAATAACATTTATTGATCTTATAAGAAGATTAAAAAAAGAGCCAATAGATTATGAAGAGTTTTTAAAATTATTAGAAAAATGCACAGATAAATCTTTTGAAGATTCTCAATTAGAGTTTGAACTTCTTTTAATAAATGGTTTCCCACTTGATATTATTGATGATTTTGTATATTTAAAAACAAATAATACAAAAATAGAAGAGCAAACTTTTTGTATTGTAGATATTGAGACAAACGGTGGAACTCCTAAAAAAGGTCATCAAATAATTGAACTTGGTGCTGTAAAGTATAGAAATGGAGAGATTATAGATAAATTTAACTCTTTAGTTTTTGCAAAAGATATTCCTATTTTTGTTCAAGAAGTTACAAATATATCTGTTGATATGTTAAAAGATGCTCCTCGATTAGATAAAGTTTTGCAAGAGTTTAAACTGTTTTTAGCTGATGATGTTTTTGTTGCACATGATATAAAATTTGATTATAACTTCATATCAGACTCTTTTGAAATATATAACTTAGGAAAACTTCTAAACCGTAAGATTTGTACTATTGATTTAGCAAAAAGAACTATAAAATCAGAAAAATATGGATTGAGTACATTAAAAGAACTTTTAAATATAGATGTAAATAATCATCATAGAGCATATTTTGATGCTTTAACAACTAGTAAAATATTTGAAAAATCTATTTTAAATATTGATAGAAATAGTATTAAAACAGTTGAGGATTTGATAAGTTTTAGTAAATCAAATAATATTTTGAAATAA
- a CDS encoding phosphoribosylanthranilate isomerase: MRVKICGITNYEDAINAVKAGASALGFVFYEKSPRYINPQNALLIVEKLPPFVQVVGLFVNETTENINKISLESKMQLAQIIDDENIVDYSKLEVKAIKVVRVKEKKDLEKLDNSYYLVDAFVDSFGGAGKRIDLDFFKDIDCSKFILAGGLSKDNLKELNGFGFFAIDVSSAVEKEKGKKDKKKMEEFVKEAYEIL, translated from the coding sequence ATGAGAGTTAAAATTTGTGGAATTACAAACTATGAAGATGCAATAAATGCTGTAAAAGCTGGTGCAAGTGCTTTGGGTTTTGTATTTTATGAAAAATCTCCTAGATATATAAATCCACAAAACGCTCTTTTAATAGTTGAAAAACTACCACCTTTTGTACAAGTTGTTGGACTTTTTGTAAATGAAACTACTGAAAATATAAATAAAATATCTTTAGAATCAAAAATGCAATTAGCTCAAATAATTGATGATGAAAATATAGTTGATTATTCAAAATTAGAAGTAAAAGCTATAAAAGTTGTAAGAGTTAAAGAGAAAAAAGATTTAGAAAAACTAGATAATAGTTACTATTTGGTTGACGCTTTTGTTGATAGTTTTGGTGGAGCTGGAAAAAGAATTGATTTGGATTTTTTTAAAGATATTGATTGCTCAAAATTTATTCTTGCTGGTGGATTAAGTAAAGATAATTTAAAAGAGCTAAATGGTTTTGGTTTTTTTGCTATTGATGTAAGTAGTGCTGTTGAAAAAGAGAAAGGCAAAAAAGATAAAAAAAAGATGGAAGAGTTTGTGAAAGAAGCTTATGAGATCTTATAA
- the rpe gene encoding ribulose-phosphate 3-epimerase has protein sequence MLVAPSILSADFGNLERDIKAICDAGCDLVHVDVMDGHYVPNLTIGPVVVEPVAKVATKPLDIHLMVENNNFFVDLFAPLKPKYLSFHIESEKHPHRLIQKIRSLGISPAIVLNPHTKVEEIEYLIEDLDMVLLMSVNPGFGGQKFIPTVIEKAKKLKELINKRNPSCLIEVDGGVSNKNIKELKEAGVDIVVAGSYVFGSSNYEEAIKSLKI, from the coding sequence ATGTTAGTTGCTCCATCTATATTGTCAGCAGATTTTGGAAATTTAGAAAGAGATATAAAAGCTATTTGTGATGCTGGATGTGATTTAGTTCATGTTGATGTTATGGATGGACATTATGTACCAAATTTAACTATTGGACCTGTTGTTGTTGAACCTGTTGCAAAAGTTGCTACAAAACCACTTGATATTCATTTAATGGTTGAAAACAACAACTTCTTTGTTGATCTTTTTGCACCTTTAAAACCAAAATATTTATCTTTTCATATTGAAAGTGAAAAACATCCACATAGATTAATTCAAAAGATTAGAAGTTTAGGAATTAGCCCAGCGATTGTTTTAAATCCTCATACAAAAGTTGAAGAGATAGAGTATTTAATAGAAGATTTGGATATGGTTTTATTAATGTCAGTAAATCCTGGTTTTGGTGGACAAAAGTTTATACCAACAGTTATTGAAAAAGCTAAAAAGCTAAAAGAACTTATAAACAAAAGAAATCCATCTTGCCTAATAGAGGTTGATGGAGGAGTTAGCAATAAAAATATAAAAGAGCTAAAAGAAGCTGGAGTTGATATTGTTGTTGCTGGTTCTTATGTTTTTGGAAGTTCTAATTATGAAGAAGCTATTAAAAGTTTAAAAATATAA
- a CDS encoding phospholipase A: protein MRLLLSFLFISLSFANDNLEKKLENYFEENINKVEDKETNYSIKQYSTKNFGLLPFKSSYILPASYYFDDFEGERKDIETIFQFSLQKNLASNIFSDNDTLNVAYTQKSFWQTTADSAPFRETVYEPELFLDFYKDYENLKLLRLSLYHMSNGKDGEESRSSNRFYVESTFQFDNLFVIPRVWYIIPERNNIDDNPDFYKYYGYGDLKLIYFYKKHSFDLLLRNNLRFNSQNKGYAEFNWNIPLPKFLNNDNTFFLFQVSHGYGHSFIDYDREVTNIGFGISITR, encoded by the coding sequence ATGAGATTACTTCTATCTTTTCTATTTATCTCACTAAGTTTTGCAAATGATAATTTAGAAAAAAAACTTGAAAATTATTTTGAAGAAAATATTAATAAAGTAGAAGATAAAGAGACAAATTACTCAATAAAACAGTATTCAACAAAGAACTTTGGTTTATTACCTTTTAAATCAAGCTATATCCTACCAGCTTCTTACTATTTTGATGATTTTGAAGGTGAAAGAAAAGATATTGAAACAATCTTTCAATTTAGTTTACAAAAAAATCTAGCAAGTAATATTTTTTCAGATAATGACACTTTAAATGTTGCATATACTCAAAAATCTTTTTGGCAAACAACAGCGGATTCTGCACCATTTAGAGAAACAGTTTATGAACCAGAACTTTTTTTGGATTTTTATAAAGATTATGAAAATCTAAAATTACTTAGATTATCTTTATATCATATGTCAAATGGAAAAGATGGGGAAGAATCAAGATCATCAAATAGATTTTATGTAGAAAGTACATTTCAATTTGACAATCTTTTTGTAATTCCTAGAGTTTGGTATATAATTCCTGAAAGAAATAATATTGATGATAATCCTGATTTCTACAAATATTATGGTTATGGAGATTTAAAATTAATCTATTTTTACAAAAAACATAGCTTTGATTTACTTTTAAGAAATAATTTAAGATTTAATAGCCAAAACAAAGGATATGCTGAATTCAATTGGAATATCCCTCTTCCTAAGTTCTTAAACAACGATAATACTTTTTTTCTATTTCAAGTAAGTCATGGATATGGTCATAGTTTTATTGATTATGATAGAGAAGTTACAAATATTGGTTTTGGTATTAGTATTACAAGATAG
- a CDS encoding hemolysin family protein: MDPDIQSILMLLLAMFLVFLNGFFVLSEFAIVKVRRTKLEEFVKQGKSGAVLALKMSNSLDTYLSATQLGITFSSLALGWIGEPTLAKLIEANFSFLANNPVLLHTVSFIIAFSMITFLHVVFGEIVPKSIAIAKAEVMVLYIARPLYLFWIVFYPLIRFFDIVAAFVIRALGIKPATEHELSHSEEELRIIVNESFRGGHIDSVESEIIKNAVDFSETVAKEIMTPRKDMICLNSEKNYEENIRRVTSTQHTRYPYCIGGKDNIVGMVHTRDILNSALTNKEINISSLVRPIIMVPENTSISIILTRMNKSRIHLALVVDEYGGTSGLITMDDILEEIIGETTDEHDPNDKLIQEIDENIYEFDGIVNIEKVEELLDIHFDRNEISVTIGGRIFNLIGRLPVVGEIIEDKDCSYEVLEVQDNRIKKILCTKKVDTANISSGD, encoded by the coding sequence TTGGATCCCGATATACAGTCCATTTTAATGCTTTTATTAGCAATGTTTTTAGTTTTTTTAAATGGTTTCTTCGTTCTTTCAGAGTTTGCAATTGTTAAAGTTAGGCGAACAAAATTAGAAGAATTTGTTAAACAAGGAAAAAGTGGTGCTGTTTTAGCACTAAAAATGTCCAACTCTCTTGATACTTATTTAAGTGCAACTCAACTTGGTATTACATTTTCATCACTTGCACTAGGTTGGATAGGTGAACCTACTTTGGCAAAACTAATAGAAGCAAATTTTTCATTTCTTGCAAATAATCCTGTATTACTTCATACAGTTAGTTTTATCATTGCGTTTTCTATGATTACTTTTTTACACGTTGTTTTTGGAGAGATTGTTCCAAAATCTATTGCTATTGCAAAAGCTGAAGTTATGGTTTTATATATTGCAAGACCACTTTATCTATTTTGGATAGTTTTTTATCCACTTATTAGATTTTTTGATATTGTTGCTGCTTTTGTTATAAGAGCTTTAGGTATAAAACCTGCAACAGAACATGAACTTTCTCACTCTGAAGAAGAGCTTAGAATAATTGTTAATGAAAGTTTTAGAGGTGGTCATATTGACTCTGTTGAGAGTGAAATTATTAAAAATGCAGTTGATTTTTCTGAAACAGTTGCAAAAGAGATTATGACTCCTAGAAAAGATATGATTTGTTTAAACTCTGAAAAAAACTATGAAGAGAACATAAGAAGAGTAACAAGCACTCAACACACAAGATATCCTTACTGTATAGGTGGTAAAGATAATATTGTAGGAATGGTTCATACAAGAGATATTTTAAATAGTGCTTTAACAAATAAAGAGATTAATATATCTTCTTTAGTAAGACCAATTATTATGGTTCCTGAAAATACTTCTATTTCAATTATTTTAACAAGAATGAATAAAAGTAGAATTCACTTAGCTTTAGTTGTAGATGAATATGGTGGAACTTCTGGTTTGATTACTATGGATGATATTTTAGAAGAGATTATTGGTGAAACAACTGATGAACATGATCCAAATGATAAATTAATTCAAGAAATAGATGAAAATATCTATGAATTTGATGGAATTGTAAATATTGAAAAAGTTGAAGAACTTTTAGATATTCATTTTGATAGAAATGAAATATCTGTAACAATAGGTGGAAGAATTTTTAATCTAATAGGAAGATTACCTGTTGTTGGAGAGATAATAGAAGATAAAGATTGTAGCTATGAGGTTTTAGAAGTACAAGATAATAGAATTAAAAAAATATTATGTACTAAAAAAGTAGATACAGCTAATATATCTTCTGGAGATTAA